The Bradyrhizobium diazoefficiens genome contains the following window.
GCTGACGCGATGCATGCGGCCGCACAGCGCCTGCTCGGCAAGCACGATTTCACCACGTTTCGCGACACCGAGTGCCAGGCGAAGTCGCCTGAGAAGACGCTCGACCAGCTCGACGTGTTCAGAGACGGCCGCGAGATCACGATCCTCACCTCGGCACGCTCGTTCCTGCACAGCCAGGTGCGCTCGATGGTGGGATCGCTGGTCTGGGTCGGCGAAGGCCGCTGGAGCGCGGACGATCTCTCCGCAGCACTGCAAGCCCGCAACCGCGCAGCCTGCGGCATCGTCGCACCGCCGGACGGGCTCTATCTGGTGAAGGTGGATTATTAGAGCCTGATGTCGCCACTGGCGTCATGGCCGGGCTTGTCCCGGCGATCCACGATCTTCGTCTCGGTTGGCAAGAACGTGGATGCCCGGGACAAGCCCGGGCATGACGGCGGAGGGCTTGGCGAAGGCCGCGACTAAGTAAAATACCGCGTCAAAATTCCGCGATACACCTGCGTCAGCTTCTCCAGATCCGTCACCGGCACGCGCTCGTTGACCTGGTGCATAGTCTGGCCGACCAGGCCAAACTCGATCACCGGGCAATAGCTGGAGATAAAGCGCGCATCCGAGGTGCCGCCCGAGGTCGACAGCTCCGGCTTGCGGCCCGTCACCTCTTCGATCGCGGAGACCGCGAGGTCGGTGAACGGGCCGGGCTTGGTCACGAACACATTGGAGTTCGACGGCTCCCAGACGATGCGGGCCTTGATGCGGTTGCCGCAGGCTTTTGTCAGGCGCGTCTCGACCAGCTCGCGCAGGCTGGCCTGCGTGTGGTTGTCGTTGTAGCGGATGTTGAACTTGGCGCGGGCCTCGCCCGGGATGACGTTGTTGGCCTTGTTGCCGACGTCGACCGAGGTGAATTCGAGATTGGAGGCCTGGAACTGCGCGCTGCCATGGTCGAGCGGCTCATCGCTTATCGCCACGATCAATCGCGAGATATCAGGCACTGGATTCGACGCGCGATGCGGGTAGGCGACATGGCCCTGCACGCCGTCCACATAGAGTGTGCCGGATTGCGAGCCACGGCGGCCGACCTTGATGGTATCGCCAAGCGTTTCGACATTCGAGGGCTCGCCCAGCACGCAATGATCGAACTTTTCGCCGCGCTCGGCGGCCCATTTCAACAGCTTGATCGTGCCGTTGATGGAGACGTCTTCCTCGTCGCCCGTGATCAGGAACGAGATCGAGCCGTTCCCGTCCGCACGCGGCTTGCCATCATTCGCGGCGAGATGCTCCAGCACGGCTGCGACCGAGCAGGCAATGCCGCCCTTCATATCGACCGCGCCGCGGCCGTGCAGAAAGCCGTCCTTCACCTCGCCGGAGAACGCTCCGACGCTCCAGGCGCTCTCGTCGCCGGGCGGCACCACGTCGGTGTGGCCGGCAAAGGTGATGTGCGGACCGTCCGTGCCGATCCGCGCATAGAGATTGTCGACATCGGCCAAGCCTGCCTCGCTGAACGTCACGCGGTGGCAGGTGAAACCCGCCGCGTTGAGGGCCTTTTCAAGCACGCCCAGCGCGCCGGCATCGGCCGGGGTTACCGAGGGGCAGCGGATGAGGTCGCGGGCAATCGAGAGAGCATCGGTCATGCGACGCCGATCAATCCCGCAGCAGCTCGTTGATGCTGGTCTTCGAGCGCGTGCGCTCGTCGACGCGCTTGACGATCACTGCGCAGGCCGTGCTTGGGCCGATCTGGCCGTTCTTCATCGGCTTGCCGGGCAGCGCGCCGGGCACCACCACCGAATATTCCGGCACTTCGCCGATGAAGATCTCGCCGGTGTCACGATCCACGATCTTGGTCGAGGCGCCCAGGAACACGCCCATCGCCAGCACCGCGCCCTTGCGCACGATGACGCCTTCGGCGACCTCGGAGCGCGCACCGATGAAGCAGTCGTCTTCGATGATCACGGGTTCAGCCTGGAGCGGCTCGAGCACGCCGCCGATGCCGGCGCCGCCGGAGATGTGCACGCGCTTGCCGATCTGTGCGCAGGAGCCGACGGTCGCCCAGGTGTCGACCATGGTGCTCTCATCGACATAGGCGCCGAGATTGACGAAGGACGGCATCAGCACGACGTTCTTGGCGATGAAGGCCGAGCGGCGGACGACTGCGCCCGGCACCGCGCGAAACCCGGCATCGCGAAAGCGGTTCGGTCCCCAGCCTTCGAACTTCGAAGGCACCTTGTCCCACCAGCTCGCCTGGCCCGGACCGCCGGGAATCACGTCCATGTCGTTGAGGCGGAACGACAGCAGCACCGCCTTCTTCAGCCACTGATTGACCTTCCACTTGCCGTCGGCGCCGCGCTCGGCGACGCGCGCCTCGCCCTTGTCCAAGGCCTCCAGTGCCTGGTCCACGGCCTCGCGCACCTCGCCCTTGGTCGAGGTCGAGATGCCGTCACGCGCGTCGAAGGCGCTGTTGATGGTGGATTCCAGGGCGGACAGGGACATCGGGATTTCCTCAGCGGGGATTGGGAATTTTGATGAATTGGAGCGCTTTTTCGGGATTTGAGGGGGTGGAGTCAAGGCATACTCACTCGTCGTCCCGGCGGAGGCCGGGACCCATAACCCCAGGGAGTGATTGTGGTGCACACTGGTCACCACGAGTCTTCGCCAAACTCAATTTGGTGGCTATGGGTCCCGGCCTTCGCCGGGACGACGCGGAGAAGGGTGAGACAGCCCCGCCAAGAATCCCGCCAGATCATCGGTGACGTGATCGACATGGGCGGCATCGCGGCCTTCCAGCTCCCAGTCCTCGCGCACCACTTCCCTGGTGCCATCGGGCACCACCAGCACGGTGGTCATGCCGAGCTCGTGCGGGACGGTGAGATTGCGGGCGAGGTCCTCGAACATGGCGGCGCGTGTCGGATCGACCTCATGCAGGCCAAGGAATTTCCGGTAGGTCTGCGCCGCGGGTTTGGGTTCGAATTCCGCGGCGATGATGTCGAACACGCCGTCAAAATGCGTGGCCAGGCCGAGCCGCGCCAGCACCGCATCGACATGGTCGACCGAGCCGTTGGTCAGGATCAGTTTTCGTCCCGGCAGCTTCGCGATGGCCGCGCCGAGCGCCGGGTTTGGCTCCAGCGGCGAATGGTCGATCTTGTGCACGTAAGCGAGATAGTCGTCGGCGCGCACGCCATGCCGGGTCATCATGCCGCGCATGGTGGTGCCGAAGCGCTGGTAATAGTCCTTCTGGATCTTGCGCGCTTCCGCTGCCGTCACGTGCAGCCAGTTGCACACGAACTCCCCGATCCGCGCATCGACCTGCTGCCACAGATTGACGTGGTGCGGATAGAGCGTGTTATCGAGGTCGAACACCCAGGTGTCGACATGGCTGAAGGCGCGGGGGGATTTCATCACAACTCTCTCAACTCGTCGTCCCGGCGAAGGCCGGGACCCATACCACGTGATCTATCGATGAAGTGCGGTGCCAGTACCGCGCGGGTGAGGTCACTGTCAGTATTCGCCAAACGATGGCCTGTGGTTATGGGTCCCGGCCTTCGCCGGGACGACACTGGTATTTGTGGTGCGGTCACCATCACGGCACCGCAAAGCGCAGCGTCTTGCCGCCGCTCGACATATCCACCGCACCAAAACCCGTCGCCGCAAACCCGCGCGCGCCGCAATCGGTCTGCTCGTTGGTCTCGAACTTGGTTTCGCGGGTGCAGAGCTTCCTGTCGCCGCCCCAGTTCAGCGGCTTGTCCTTCAACTTGATGGCGCGGTTGTCGCCATCGACGGCTTCCGCGAAGCTGAAGATCTGCCTGGGCTGGCCGGCGACGTCGGGATGCAGGCAGGTCTTGGGATCGATGCGGTACCAGCCGCGGCTGGTGACAGACTTGCCGTCGTCGGTTGCAACCGCCGCCATCACCTTGTGCGGCGTGTCGTTGCACCAGGTCAGGCCGGAGGTCGACGGCGTCTGCGCCGCATCGATCATGGTCTTGAAGAAATTCGGCGAGGCGACCAATTCGGAGGACAGCCCGCGGCTCTTCAGGAACGCAGCCAATGCAGCCTGCGTCTTCGGTCCGTCGACGCCGTCGATCGCGCCGATGTCGTAGCCCGCGACCACCAAAAGCCGCTGGATGCCGGCAAGCCGCGCCTGCTCGTCGTCATATTCGGAATCCTCGGCGAGATAGGCGACGAGATTGCCGTCGTCGCCCTGCGTCGGCGTGATCTGGGTGAAGGCGGCTTGGGTCTGGCCGTTGCGGCACTGCCGGGCGGCTGCGATGACGAAATTGTCCTGCGCCACGCACAGCATGTCGCTGCCGTTCTGCGGAATCGGGGAGGCGCCATAGACGCCGAGCGCGCGGGCGTTCAGCAGGATGCGGTCGGCGGAGAGCGTGCCCTGCACCACCACGCGGCAAGTGGCGGGATCGATCCTGAACCAGCCCCGCGTCGCGGTCGCCGCCTTGTCGTCGATGCCGATCGCGGCCTCGACGACGTAGGACATCCGGTTGCAGATTTTTAGATCGGCAAGGGCCGGTGCGGAGGAGAAGAACAACGATGCGGCTGCGGCCGGTAGAGACATCAGGACGCGTGTGAGATTGGAGCGACGCGATCGATGCTCTCTCCGCTCGTCATGGCCGGGCTTGACCCGGCCATCCACGCCTTGTTTCGGCAAAGAAAGAACGTGGATTCCCGGGACAGGCCCGGGCATGACACCCTCTTTTCCTGTCTTCTCGTCCCTCACTTGTGGATCAGCGTTCCCGTGCCTTGGTTGGTGAAGAGCTCGAGCAGCACCGCGTGCTGCATCTTGCCGTCGATGATAACGACGCCCTCGACGCCCTGCTCCAGCGCGTAGATGCAGGTCTCGACCTTCGGGATCATGCCGCCGGAAATGGTGCCGTCGGCGATCAGCTTTCGCGCGTCCTTCACCGAGAGCTGCGGGATCAGCTTCTTCGACTTGTCGAGCACGCCCGGGACGTCGGTGAGCAGCAGCAGGCGTTTTGCCTTCAGTGCGCCGGCGACCGCACCCGCAAAAGTGTCGGCGTTGACGTTCAGGGTCTGGCCTTCCTTGGAGGTCGCGAGCGGCGCCAGCACCGGGATCAGCTCGTAGCCGATCAGCTGGTTGAGCAAAGTGAGATCGACCTTCTCGGGGTCACCGACGAAGCCGAGATCGATCGCCTTCTCGATATGCGAGTCCGGATCGACGATGGTGCGCGTCGTCTTCGACGCCTTCACCATGTTGCCATCCTTGCCAGATAGCCCCACGGCCTTGCCGCCGGCCTCGTTGATGAAGCCGACGATCTGCTTGTTGACGGAGCCGGCCAGCACCATCTCGACGATCTCGATGGTCGCGGCATCGGTGATGCGCAGGCCGGCTGCGAATTCCGAGACGATGCCGAGGCGCTTGAGCATGGTCGCGATCTGCGGCCCGCCGCCATGCACCACCACCGGGTTGATCGCGGTCTGCTCCAGCAGCACGACGTCGCGGGCAAAATTCTTCGCGGCCTCCTCGTCGCCCATGGCATGGCCGCCATATTTGATGACGATGGTTTCTTCGTCGTATTGCTGCATGTGCGGCAGCGCTTCGGACAGGATGCGGGCCTGGTCGAGCGGGGAGATTTCGGTCATGAGGCGGATCTCGGCTTGCGGGACAAACGCGGCCTGCGTTCTATCTGATTGGCGGGCGAGGCGCAAAGCGTGACTGGCATGCTGCTGCGCTCCATCCGGGCTACGGCTACGGATCAGCGCTTCGCCACCACCGCGGCCAGCGTCACCGTCAGCCAGCTCACAATCATCAGCGTTCCGCCGGTCGGCGCCGCGTAGGGAAACAGCGAATGGCCTGCGTATTGGCGCACGGTGAGGTCGCCTGCAAAAAGTGCAGCCGCGATGACGAAGCCGAATGCCGCGACAAGGCCAATTCCGCCGTGCAGAAGTCCGCGCGCGAGCAGGGCGACGCAGCCCAATATGGCAGTTGCGTGAAACAGCAGCATGGCGCTGGCGGAGGCAAGCCGGTTGGCATCGGCACCGTGGGCGGAGGCGGCGGCCAGCGCGACGCCGACGGCGCCCATCAAGCCGGCAAGCCCGATCAAAAGGCGAGCCATCATTTGGTCCGCTCCTCCAGCAGCTTCGCCATCGCGGCGCGCAAGCTCTCCATGCCGGTTGAGCTTCGCGAAGAGGTTGCGATCACGTTGGGGAACGCGGCCGGATGTTTGGCGAGCGCAGCCTCGGTCTCGGTGATGCAGCTGGCGAGCTCGGACGCCTTCACCTGGTCGGCCTTGGTCAGCACGATCTGGTAGCTGACGGCCGAGCGGTCGAGCGTCCCCAGGATCTCGAGGTCGACGTCCTTGAGCCCGTGTCGCGCGTCGATCAGCAAATAGACGCGCGCGAGCGTGGCGCGGCCGAGCAGGAATTTGTGGATCAGCTCGGTCCATGACGCGACCTGCGTCTTGGGTGCCTTGGCATAACCATAGCCGGGCATGTCGACGAGGCGCAGGTCACTTTTCCCGGGCACCTCGAAGAAGATCAGTTCCTGGGTGCGGCCCGGCGTATGCGAGGTGCGCGCCAGCGCATTGCGGCCGGTGAGCGCGTTGATCAGGCTCGACTTGCCGACATTGGAGCGGCCGGCAAAGGCGATCTCCAGCCCCGCCATCGGCGGCAGCGTCTCGATCGAGGGCGAAGCCCAGATGAACTGCCAGTCGCGGGTGAACAGCTTTCGCCCGGCCTCGATCAGCTTCGCATCTTTGTCGTCGGTCATGCGAAGGCTCTATCCTTTTGTCATGGCCGGGCTTGTCCCGGCCATCCACGTCTATCTGCGGCTTCTCTCCTGAACGTGGATGCCCGGGACAAGCCCGGGCATGACGATCTGGAGGCAGTTTTCTTGGCAATGACGACCGCTACGTCGCCTTCCTCGCGAACGTCGCCTTGAGATTGTCGAACAGCTCCACCTTCACGCCGTTGCGGCGCATGATGAAGCTCTGCTGGAGCACTGAGAGCGTGTTGTTCCAGGCCCAGTAGATCACGAGGCCCGCCGGGAAGCCGGCCAGCATGAAGGTGAAGATCAGCGGCATCCAGTTGAAGATGAGCTGCTGCGTCGGATCCGGCGGCGTCGGGTTCAGCTTCATCTGGA
Protein-coding sequences here:
- the dapE gene encoding succinyl-diaminopimelate desuccinylase; its protein translation is MTDALSIARDLIRCPSVTPADAGALGVLEKALNAAGFTCHRVTFSEAGLADVDNLYARIGTDGPHITFAGHTDVVPPGDESAWSVGAFSGEVKDGFLHGRGAVDMKGGIACSVAAVLEHLAANDGKPRADGNGSISFLITGDEEDVSINGTIKLLKWAAERGEKFDHCVLGEPSNVETLGDTIKVGRRGSQSGTLYVDGVQGHVAYPHRASNPVPDISRLIVAISDEPLDHGSAQFQASNLEFTSVDVGNKANNVIPGEARAKFNIRYNDNHTQASLRELVETRLTKACGNRIKARIVWEPSNSNVFVTKPGPFTDLAVSAIEEVTGRKPELSTSGGTSDARFISSYCPVIEFGLVGQTMHQVNERVPVTDLEKLTQVYRGILTRYFT
- the dapD gene encoding 2,3,4,5-tetrahydropyridine-2,6-dicarboxylate N-succinyltransferase, with the translated sequence MSLSALESTINSAFDARDGISTSTKGEVREAVDQALEALDKGEARVAERGADGKWKVNQWLKKAVLLSFRLNDMDVIPGGPGQASWWDKVPSKFEGWGPNRFRDAGFRAVPGAVVRRSAFIAKNVVLMPSFVNLGAYVDESTMVDTWATVGSCAQIGKRVHISGGAGIGGVLEPLQAEPVIIEDDCFIGARSEVAEGVIVRKGAVLAMGVFLGASTKIVDRDTGEIFIGEVPEYSVVVPGALPGKPMKNGQIGPSTACAVIVKRVDERTRSKTSINELLRD
- a CDS encoding pyrimidine 5'-nucleotidase, whose product is MKSPRAFSHVDTWVFDLDNTLYPHHVNLWQQVDARIGEFVCNWLHVTAAEARKIQKDYYQRFGTTMRGMMTRHGVRADDYLAYVHKIDHSPLEPNPALGAAIAKLPGRKLILTNGSVDHVDAVLARLGLATHFDGVFDIIAAEFEPKPAAQTYRKFLGLHEVDPTRAAMFEDLARNLTVPHELGMTTVLVVPDGTREVVREDWELEGRDAAHVDHVTDDLAGFLAGLSHPSPRRPGEGRDP
- a CDS encoding DUF1036 domain-containing protein, giving the protein MSLPAAAASLFFSSAPALADLKICNRMSYVVEAAIGIDDKAATATRGWFRIDPATCRVVVQGTLSADRILLNARALGVYGASPIPQNGSDMLCVAQDNFVIAAARQCRNGQTQAAFTQITPTQGDDGNLVAYLAEDSEYDDEQARLAGIQRLLVVAGYDIGAIDGVDGPKTQAALAAFLKSRGLSSELVASPNFFKTMIDAAQTPSTSGLTWCNDTPHKVMAAVATDDGKSVTSRGWYRIDPKTCLHPDVAGQPRQIFSFAEAVDGDNRAIKLKDKPLNWGGDRKLCTRETKFETNEQTDCGARGFAATGFGAVDMSSGGKTLRFAVP
- the argB gene encoding acetylglutamate kinase; the encoded protein is MTEISPLDQARILSEALPHMQQYDEETIVIKYGGHAMGDEEAAKNFARDVVLLEQTAINPVVVHGGGPQIATMLKRLGIVSEFAAGLRITDAATIEIVEMVLAGSVNKQIVGFINEAGGKAVGLSGKDGNMVKASKTTRTIVDPDSHIEKAIDLGFVGDPEKVDLTLLNQLIGYELIPVLAPLATSKEGQTLNVNADTFAGAVAGALKAKRLLLLTDVPGVLDKSKKLIPQLSVKDARKLIADGTISGGMIPKVETCIYALEQGVEGVVIIDGKMQHAVLLELFTNQGTGTLIHK
- a CDS encoding DUF423 domain-containing protein — protein: MMARLLIGLAGLMGAVGVALAAASAHGADANRLASASAMLLFHATAILGCVALLARGLLHGGIGLVAAFGFVIAAALFAGDLTVRQYAGHSLFPYAAPTGGTLMIVSWLTVTLAAVVAKR
- the yihA gene encoding ribosome biogenesis GTP-binding protein YihA/YsxC → MTDDKDAKLIEAGRKLFTRDWQFIWASPSIETLPPMAGLEIAFAGRSNVGKSSLINALTGRNALARTSHTPGRTQELIFFEVPGKSDLRLVDMPGYGYAKAPKTQVASWTELIHKFLLGRATLARVYLLIDARHGLKDVDLEILGTLDRSAVSYQIVLTKADQVKASELASCITETEAALAKHPAAFPNVIATSSRSSTGMESLRAAMAKLLEERTK